A genomic window from Luteolibacter sp. LG18 includes:
- a CDS encoding TonB-dependent receptor — protein sequence MLRFRSFHALLLLAALTPALRAHDGVLGAMMEDMVVTGKAEDVLGEATTSSTGHASHEELMERPYLRRGELLETVPGMVVTQHSGSGKANQYFVRGYNLDHGTDFGVFVDGMPANLRSHAHGQGYADTNFLIPEFIGRLDYTKGPYAAENGDLTTAGTAKFSLVDSLEHGFLSLTAGEDSYFRAVFGDSLKAGSGILTLGLESSYNEGPWVLPEDAHRLNGLVKWHRREGDDEVSVTLMASDGKWRSTDQIPQRAVDMGMIDRFGYIDPTDGGDSQRYSLSADFKHRDGNVLWEGNVYAGFYHLDLFSDFTYFLNDPVNGDQFRQSDERIFGGANLKATLEGLFWFGHETRVSGGFQTHNDWILDLGLANTYRRADLSVVREDDLYSGNYSLWGEAETKWTSWFRTVAGLRADAFAFSVNSSLAANSGTEADFMVNPKLSLIFGPWDKNEFYVNAGTGFHSNDARGTTLHVDPSTGLPTAPVDPLVRTFGTELGWRAHPTKTLATSLALWTIQSDSELIYVGDAGNVEAGGATTRIGVEATAYWRPCDWISVDGELAVSQGRYDDPNLSGGPWIENQVPVVLSTGLTLGEKTGWFGALRSRWFSARPLTADKHFESSESFQVNARAGYRTECWELAVDVFNVLDRADNDIEYYYTSRLPGEPLGGVDDYHIHPAEPRSVRVTATYRW from the coding sequence ATGCTTCGTTTCCGATCCTTTCACGCCCTGTTGCTGCTCGCCGCGCTCACCCCCGCTCTCCGCGCCCACGATGGCGTGCTCGGTGCCATGATGGAGGACATGGTGGTCACAGGGAAAGCCGAGGACGTCCTCGGCGAGGCCACCACTTCGTCCACCGGCCATGCCAGCCATGAGGAACTGATGGAGCGACCCTACCTGCGCCGTGGCGAGCTGTTGGAGACCGTTCCCGGGATGGTCGTCACCCAGCACAGCGGCTCCGGCAAGGCGAACCAGTATTTCGTCCGCGGCTACAACCTCGACCACGGCACCGACTTCGGGGTGTTCGTCGATGGCATGCCCGCCAACCTCCGCTCCCATGCCCACGGCCAGGGCTACGCGGACACCAATTTCCTGATCCCCGAGTTCATCGGCCGCCTCGATTACACCAAGGGGCCGTATGCCGCGGAAAACGGCGACCTCACCACCGCCGGAACCGCGAAGTTCAGCCTCGTCGATTCGCTGGAGCACGGCTTCCTGTCGCTCACCGCGGGCGAGGATTCCTATTTCCGGGCGGTGTTCGGCGATTCGCTCAAGGCTGGCTCCGGCATCCTCACCCTCGGTCTGGAAAGCAGCTACAACGAGGGCCCGTGGGTGCTGCCCGAGGATGCCCACCGTCTCAATGGCCTCGTGAAGTGGCACCGGCGCGAGGGCGACGACGAGGTGTCCGTCACCCTGATGGCTTCGGATGGGAAGTGGCGTTCCACCGACCAGATCCCGCAGCGTGCCGTGGATATGGGGATGATCGACCGCTTCGGCTACATCGATCCCACCGATGGCGGCGATTCGCAGCGCTACAGCCTCTCCGCGGACTTCAAGCACCGCGATGGCAATGTGTTGTGGGAGGGCAATGTCTACGCCGGGTTCTACCACCTCGACCTGTTCTCCGACTTCACCTACTTCCTGAACGACCCGGTGAATGGCGACCAGTTCCGCCAGAGCGACGAGCGGATCTTCGGCGGTGCGAACCTGAAGGCCACCCTCGAGGGCCTGTTCTGGTTCGGCCACGAGACCCGCGTCAGCGGCGGCTTCCAGACCCACAACGACTGGATCCTCGATCTCGGCCTCGCCAACACCTACCGTCGCGCCGATCTCTCGGTGGTCCGCGAGGACGACCTCTACTCCGGCAACTACTCGCTGTGGGGCGAGGCGGAAACCAAGTGGACGTCGTGGTTCCGCACCGTGGCGGGCCTCCGCGCGGATGCCTTCGCCTTCTCCGTGAACAGCAGCCTGGCCGCGAACAGTGGCACCGAGGCCGATTTCATGGTCAATCCGAAGCTCAGCCTGATCTTCGGTCCGTGGGACAAGAACGAGTTCTACGTGAACGCCGGCACCGGCTTCCACAGCAACGATGCCCGCGGCACCACCTTGCACGTCGACCCCTCCACCGGCCTGCCCACCGCGCCGGTCGATCCGCTGGTCCGCACCTTCGGCACGGAGCTCGGCTGGCGCGCCCATCCCACCAAGACCCTCGCCACCTCGCTGGCGCTGTGGACGATCCAGAGCGATTCCGAGCTGATCTACGTCGGCGATGCCGGAAACGTGGAGGCCGGTGGCGCCACCACCCGCATCGGCGTGGAGGCCACCGCCTACTGGCGTCCGTGCGATTGGATCTCCGTCGATGGCGAACTGGCCGTCAGCCAGGGCCGCTATGACGACCCGAACCTCAGCGGCGGCCCGTGGATCGAGAACCAGGTGCCGGTGGTACTGTCCACCGGCCTGACGCTCGGTGAAAAGACCGGCTGGTTCGGTGCGCTCCGCTCGCGCTGGTTCTCCGCCCGCCCGCTCACGGCGGACAAGCATTTCGAATCCAGCGAATCGTTCCAGGTGAACGCCCGCGCCGGGTATCGCACCGAGTGCTGGGAGCTCGCCGTCGATGTGTTCAACGTCCTCGACCGCGCGGACAACGACATCGAATACTACTACACCTCCCGGCTTCCGGGCGAGCCGCTCGGCGGCGTGGACGACTACCACATCCACCCCGCGGAGCCGCGATCGGTGCGAGTGACCGCCACCTACCGCTGGTGA
- a CDS encoding phage protein Gp36 family protein — MWITLTTDALVGALSDTERTTYRTHVAVTGGVDPLPSILAAVTKRVRNAIRSWHENRLDPDPTTIADECEDAAICLIRYRLLSMIDEAVSEPRTNEWKDAVAFLKDVRAGRASIERPDENPEAPAPPPSPSPRIIARRKRFSRDMQNGI; from the coding sequence ATGTGGATCACCCTGACAACCGACGCGCTGGTCGGCGCGCTGAGCGACACCGAGCGCACCACCTATCGCACGCATGTGGCGGTGACAGGCGGCGTCGATCCGCTGCCGAGCATCCTAGCCGCGGTCACGAAACGGGTGCGCAACGCGATCCGCTCCTGGCATGAGAACCGCCTCGATCCGGACCCGACCACGATCGCGGACGAGTGCGAGGACGCGGCGATCTGCCTGATCCGCTACCGGCTGCTGTCGATGATCGACGAGGCCGTGAGCGAGCCGCGCACCAACGAATGGAAGGACGCGGTGGCGTTCCTGAAAGACGTCCGTGCGGGCCGGGCCTCGATCGAACGCCCGGACGAAAACCCGGAAGCGCCCGCGCCGCCGCCGAGCCCGAGCCCGCGAATCATCGCCCGGCGCAAGCGGTTCAGCCGCGACATGCAGAACGGGATCTGA
- a CDS encoding SprT family zinc-dependent metalloprotease has product MSRWLRQLDLRWNAWLPAKPSTDPEKGLLPHEDTGLTAWCQETAKALDLPELARRVRVTWNARMQTTAGRAWWPDRLIEMNPKLKDFAPEELWRTLRHELAHLIAYERSGRRRIEPHGPEWRAACAELGIPHEQPYHSLPLKRRRMKRNFAYTCPWCLETFRRVRRIRRVVACYNCCRKHSEGAFDPRFRLVEEKLN; this is encoded by the coding sequence ATGAGTCGATGGCTGCGGCAGCTCGATCTGCGATGGAACGCTTGGCTTCCTGCCAAACCCTCGACTGACCCTGAAAAGGGCCTCCTTCCGCACGAGGACACCGGCCTCACCGCCTGGTGCCAGGAAACCGCGAAGGCCCTCGATCTGCCAGAACTCGCCCGCCGCGTGCGCGTCACGTGGAACGCCCGCATGCAGACCACCGCCGGCCGCGCGTGGTGGCCGGACCGGCTGATCGAGATGAATCCGAAGCTGAAGGACTTCGCACCGGAGGAACTCTGGCGCACCCTCCGGCACGAGCTCGCCCACCTCATCGCCTACGAGCGCAGCGGCCGCCGCCGGATCGAGCCCCACGGCCCGGAGTGGCGCGCGGCCTGTGCGGAACTCGGAATCCCCCACGAACAGCCGTACCACTCGCTGCCGCTGAAGCGCCGCCGGATGAAGCGGAATTTCGCCTACACCTGCCCGTGGTGCCTGGAAACCTTCCGCCGGGTCCGCCGCATCCGCCGCGTCGTGGCCTGCTACAACTGCTGCCGGAAACACAGCGAGGGAGCCTTCGACCCCCGCTTCCGGCTGGTGGAGGAGAAGTTGAACTGA
- the priA gene encoding primosomal protein N', with amino-acid sequence MPNARVLIDGPSELVFDYAIPAGLPVQPGCRVRVPLRKKSATGTVLALSDGPQEDFALRELESLVDPEPLITPVLLKTGRWIADYYGSSLESVVRSLLPEAVRTEENSAKTRRIAVMDAPPADEVLAKLEKRAARQHAVLSLLMHSPDRRLAVADLGEGSNAALKALEKAGLIRIETEEVRRDPEADGVEEILESKPLTLTPQQAKALEAVNASIATPGKPILLLGVTGSGKTEVYLQAAQHALDLGKTVLVLVPEISLTPQTVQRFKARFASMQDKVAVLHSNLSQGERFDEWHRIRKGIARIVIGARSAVFAPLPDLGLILVDEEHENSYKQENPPRYHGRDVAVLRAAFEPCAVVLGSATPSLESWQNTRSGKYQIVRLDQRADGQSMPLVRVVDMKLEATKHKGPHPILSDKLRTALERRLEKGEQSILFLNRRGFARSLQCPKCGHVCQCPHCAVALTYHRTDDRLVCHVCGHQAVVPRKCPECHDPAIILQGYGTQKVEDVLQRLLPKAKFARIDADAMRRKNALRDTLNAFKAHKIDILIGTQMIAKGLHFPNVTLVGILNADVGLHVPDFRAGERTFQLLTQVAGRAGRGELEGEVIVQTFTPHSPSIQYARQHDFDGFSDQELEFRQQFAFPPFAHCAVLTARSTHERRAEFTLQTLHRRLVENAPPHLHIGEPLPSPLVKSHGQFRFQITLRGPAARPLSRHVQQVLEKTSLPDDVTVVFDMDAQNFS; translated from the coding sequence ATGCCCAACGCCCGTGTCCTGATCGACGGCCCCTCCGAGCTCGTCTTCGACTACGCCATCCCCGCCGGGCTCCCCGTCCAGCCGGGTTGCCGCGTGCGGGTGCCGCTGCGGAAGAAATCCGCGACGGGGACGGTGCTGGCCTTGTCGGACGGCCCGCAGGAGGACTTCGCGCTGCGCGAGCTGGAATCGCTGGTGGATCCGGAACCTCTGATCACGCCGGTGCTGTTGAAGACCGGCCGCTGGATCGCGGACTACTATGGTTCCAGTTTGGAATCGGTGGTGCGCTCGCTGCTGCCGGAAGCCGTCCGCACCGAGGAAAACTCGGCGAAGACCCGCCGCATCGCAGTGATGGATGCACCGCCCGCCGACGAGGTCTTGGCGAAGCTGGAGAAACGCGCCGCCCGCCAGCACGCGGTGCTGAGTCTGCTGATGCATTCACCGGACCGGCGGCTCGCCGTGGCTGACCTGGGCGAGGGCTCGAATGCCGCGCTGAAGGCCTTGGAAAAAGCCGGGCTGATCCGCATCGAAACCGAGGAGGTTCGCCGCGACCCCGAGGCCGACGGCGTCGAGGAAATCCTGGAATCGAAACCGCTCACACTCACACCGCAGCAAGCGAAAGCCTTGGAGGCGGTCAACGCGTCCATCGCCACTCCCGGAAAGCCGATCCTCCTTCTCGGCGTGACCGGTTCCGGCAAAACCGAAGTTTACCTGCAGGCGGCGCAGCATGCGCTGGATCTCGGCAAGACGGTGCTGGTGTTGGTGCCGGAAATCTCGCTCACGCCGCAAACGGTGCAGCGTTTCAAGGCGCGCTTCGCCAGCATGCAGGACAAAGTGGCGGTGCTGCACTCGAACCTTTCGCAAGGCGAGCGTTTCGACGAATGGCACCGCATCCGCAAGGGCATTGCGCGGATCGTGATCGGCGCGCGCTCCGCGGTGTTCGCGCCACTGCCGGATCTCGGGCTGATCCTCGTGGATGAGGAGCACGAGAATTCCTACAAGCAGGAGAACCCGCCGCGCTACCACGGCCGCGACGTGGCGGTGCTGCGCGCGGCCTTCGAACCGTGCGCCGTCGTGCTGGGCTCCGCCACGCCCTCGCTGGAATCGTGGCAGAACACGCGCAGCGGGAAGTACCAGATCGTGCGCCTCGACCAGCGCGCCGACGGCCAATCGATGCCGCTGGTGCGGGTCGTCGACATGAAGCTGGAGGCCACCAAGCACAAGGGCCCGCATCCGATCCTCTCCGACAAGCTGCGCACCGCACTGGAACGGCGTCTTGAGAAAGGCGAGCAATCGATCCTGTTCCTGAACCGCCGCGGGTTCGCCCGCTCGCTGCAATGCCCGAAGTGCGGCCATGTCTGCCAGTGCCCGCACTGCGCGGTGGCGCTGACCTACCACCGCACCGACGACCGCCTGGTCTGCCACGTCTGCGGCCACCAGGCGGTGGTGCCGCGCAAGTGCCCGGAGTGCCACGATCCCGCGATCATCCTTCAGGGATACGGCACGCAAAAGGTGGAGGACGTTTTACAGCGGCTGCTGCCGAAGGCGAAGTTCGCGCGCATCGACGCCGACGCGATGCGCCGCAAGAACGCGCTGCGCGACACGCTCAACGCCTTCAAAGCCCACAAGATCGACATCCTCATCGGCACCCAGATGATCGCGAAGGGGCTGCATTTCCCGAACGTGACGCTGGTGGGCATCCTCAATGCCGACGTGGGCCTGCACGTGCCGGACTTCCGCGCGGGCGAGCGCACGTTCCAACTGCTGACGCAGGTGGCGGGCCGCGCCGGACGCGGCGAGCTGGAGGGCGAGGTGATCGTGCAGACCTTCACGCCGCATTCGCCCTCGATCCAATACGCGCGCCAACACGACTTCGATGGTTTCTCGGACCAGGAGCTGGAGTTCCGGCAGCAGTTCGCGTTTCCACCCTTCGCGCACTGCGCGGTGCTCACGGCGCGCTCGACGCACGAACGGCGGGCGGAGTTCACCTTGCAAACGCTGCACCGTCGGCTGGTCGAGAACGCCCCGCCGCACTTGCACATCGGCGAGCCGCTGCCCTCGCCACTGGTGAAATCGCACGGTCAATTCCGTTTCCAGATCACGCTGCGCGGACCGGCGGCGCGGCCGCTCTCACGTCACGTGCAGCAGGTGCTGGAAAAGACCTCGTTGCCCGATGACGTGACGGTGGTGTTCGACATGGACGCGCAGAATTTCTCGTAA
- a CDS encoding phosphotransferase, producing MPTDSILSTARQYLGVDPTVSVTLEPIKRGASGRTIVRVKTPGRDPFIGVHWTDERADNANFVPVARFLKKARIRVPEILHENAKRHVALVEDLGNTDLLTLKDRPFVEREPLYRSALGQIDRLFYAKAPKEFELMPPFDAALYRWEQEYFFDHLVEGFLGLDAGVLREDPAFIALAERLGSGARHLVHRDFQSQNLMVKDGETWLVDFQGLRRGRQEYDLASLIYDPYLDHSEDERERLLEIWEEIADERPETSIFHECAAQRLMQALGAYGNILKRRGDEWYRPHIAVASRLLLEVVAGTPLEKPLAGVLAEAVV from the coding sequence ATGCCGACCGACTCGATCCTCTCCACCGCCCGACAGTACCTCGGCGTGGACCCGACCGTTTCCGTGACGCTGGAACCCATCAAACGCGGGGCATCCGGCCGGACCATCGTGCGCGTGAAAACCCCCGGCCGCGATCCGTTCATCGGCGTGCACTGGACCGACGAGCGCGCCGACAACGCCAATTTCGTCCCCGTCGCCCGGTTCCTGAAAAAGGCCCGCATCCGCGTGCCCGAGATCCTGCACGAGAACGCCAAACGCCACGTCGCGCTGGTGGAGGACCTTGGCAACACCGACCTGCTGACCCTGAAGGACCGCCCGTTCGTCGAGCGTGAGCCGCTCTACCGCTCCGCCCTCGGCCAGATCGACCGGCTGTTCTACGCCAAGGCCCCGAAGGAATTCGAGCTGATGCCGCCCTTCGATGCGGCCCTCTACCGCTGGGAGCAGGAATACTTTTTCGATCACCTGGTGGAAGGCTTCCTCGGCCTCGATGCCGGGGTGCTGCGGGAAGACCCCGCCTTCATCGCCCTCGCCGAGCGCCTCGGTTCCGGTGCCCGCCACCTCGTCCACCGTGATTTCCAGTCCCAGAACCTGATGGTGAAGGACGGGGAAACCTGGTTGGTCGATTTCCAAGGTCTTCGCCGTGGCCGCCAGGAATACGACCTCGCCTCGCTGATCTACGATCCTTACCTCGACCATTCCGAGGACGAGCGCGAGCGGCTCCTGGAGATCTGGGAGGAAATCGCGGACGAGCGCCCGGAAACGTCGATCTTCCACGAGTGCGCCGCCCAGCGCCTGATGCAGGCTCTCGGTGCCTACGGCAATATCCTCAAGAGGCGTGGCGATGAGTGGTACCGCCCGCACATCGCGGTGGCGTCCCGCTTGCTCCTGGAGGTCGTCGCGGGCACTCCGCTCGAGAAACCGCTGGCCGGCGTGCTGGCGGAGGCCGTGGTCTGA
- a CDS encoding MFS transporter, whose product MLEDDIKQPTRREWASFWSLVFLQILQSFNVNASKFVLMPLAAWLFSMKVALDPTLTDTSKHIIALCLVVPYVLFAPTAGWLSDRFAKTSVIRWTSWMQLAVLGILIFFLKLQHLELCIAAFFFISLQAALLSPSKIGVVKEYVGARRLGFASGVMEGTVVLAILAGQIAGGAWFDHGLKQHGHGWDAALVPMWTLVGLCLLSIGLAHVTQKSKPNSDRPFSFNEAISHLRDLGEFFKDRSLLLYGLGVAYFWGFGGFINLVILSIAEHMFHGGAGTGGAFAGLWAMPGIGIIGGSVLASFISRRNIELGLAPLGATLMAVSSAILAFADPQSVLMLVMLVIAGASGAVFLVPLQAMVQEKPSDERRGAVISASNLLNSLAGIVAVALQLALEAAHVSFAVQFLFITAFSLFMAAVTFRHFGADFVRLVGLALIKTIYRVRVAGEENVPKHGGVLLLPNHVTWADAFFLSAACPRKVRFVMDATFMANPWVAAFCKVFDTVPIERGNAREALRTAAEALKQGDALCLFPEGQLTRTGTLSELQRGFELIARMARCPLVPVWSAGSWGSIFSFEGGRFFRKLPHQLPHIVNVAFGAPLDPKTADSDQVREAMLETSAAAIEVHFHEEHDGHRPDADRGFLWANGYQLGQINALPRRGSYATLEGDALPNDLFALTTSFPEQFEATCLLEPTFDARFVRHWVGGEVLREVISGAKDASVVFYDFSDEALVPLVRPGLVHCPCLAIDGTIVAMSMPNPPLAYATSEHQAGMKTGTWGKLLPGFYLRTGDDGSVTLHGPAVPEKGVPLPQGTTVDAECFLVAPTA is encoded by the coding sequence ATGCTGGAAGACGACATCAAGCAACCGACCCGCCGGGAATGGGCCTCCTTCTGGTCCCTCGTCTTCCTGCAGATCCTGCAATCGTTCAACGTCAACGCGTCCAAGTTCGTGCTGATGCCGCTGGCCGCGTGGCTGTTCTCGATGAAGGTCGCCCTCGACCCGACCCTGACGGACACCAGCAAGCACATCATCGCGCTCTGCCTGGTGGTGCCCTACGTGCTTTTCGCCCCTACCGCCGGCTGGTTGTCCGACCGCTTCGCCAAGACCTCCGTGATCCGCTGGACCTCGTGGATGCAGCTCGCGGTGCTGGGGATCCTGATTTTCTTCCTCAAGTTGCAGCACCTCGAGCTCTGCATCGCCGCCTTCTTCTTCATTTCGCTCCAGGCGGCGCTGCTCAGCCCCTCCAAGATCGGGGTGGTGAAGGAATACGTGGGCGCGCGCCGCCTCGGTTTCGCCAGCGGCGTGATGGAAGGCACCGTGGTGCTGGCCATCCTGGCAGGCCAGATCGCCGGAGGCGCGTGGTTCGACCACGGGCTGAAACAACACGGCCACGGCTGGGATGCCGCGCTGGTCCCGATGTGGACACTCGTCGGGCTGTGCCTGCTGTCCATCGGGCTGGCGCACGTCACCCAGAAGAGCAAGCCGAACTCCGACCGCCCGTTTTCCTTCAACGAGGCCATCAGCCACCTGCGCGACCTCGGGGAGTTTTTCAAGGACCGCTCGCTGCTGCTCTACGGGCTGGGCGTGGCCTACTTCTGGGGCTTCGGCGGGTTCATCAATCTGGTGATCCTCTCCATCGCCGAGCATATGTTTCACGGCGGAGCGGGCACCGGCGGGGCCTTCGCGGGCCTGTGGGCGATGCCGGGGATCGGCATCATCGGCGGCAGCGTGCTGGCGAGCTTCATCAGCCGCCGCAACATCGAGCTGGGCCTGGCCCCGCTGGGCGCCACGCTGATGGCGGTTTCCTCGGCCATCCTCGCCTTCGCCGACCCGCAATCGGTCCTGATGCTGGTGATGCTCGTCATCGCGGGTGCGTCCGGCGCGGTGTTCCTGGTGCCGCTGCAGGCGATGGTGCAGGAGAAGCCGTCCGACGAGCGCCGCGGCGCGGTCATTTCCGCCTCGAACCTGCTCAACAGCCTGGCCGGCATCGTGGCGGTGGCACTGCAACTGGCGCTGGAGGCGGCGCATGTGTCATTCGCGGTCCAGTTCCTGTTCATCACCGCGTTCTCGCTGTTCATGGCGGCGGTCACCTTCCGTCACTTCGGCGCGGACTTCGTCCGGCTGGTCGGGCTGGCGCTGATCAAGACGATCTACCGCGTGCGCGTGGCTGGTGAGGAGAACGTGCCGAAACACGGCGGCGTGCTGCTGCTGCCGAACCACGTGACCTGGGCGGACGCCTTCTTCCTCTCCGCCGCCTGCCCGCGCAAGGTGCGCTTCGTGATGGACGCGACCTTCATGGCCAATCCGTGGGTGGCGGCGTTCTGCAAGGTCTTCGACACCGTGCCAATCGAACGCGGCAATGCCCGCGAGGCGCTGCGCACCGCCGCCGAGGCGCTGAAGCAGGGCGACGCGCTGTGTTTGTTCCCGGAAGGCCAGCTCACCCGCACCGGCACGCTGTCCGAACTCCAGCGCGGTTTCGAACTGATCGCGAGGATGGCCAGGTGCCCGCTGGTGCCGGTGTGGTCCGCGGGCTCGTGGGGCTCGATCTTCTCGTTCGAAGGCGGACGGTTCTTCCGCAAGCTGCCACACCAGCTCCCGCACATCGTGAACGTGGCTTTCGGCGCACCGCTCGATCCCAAAACCGCGGACAGCGACCAGGTGCGCGAGGCGATGCTGGAGACCTCCGCCGCGGCCATCGAAGTGCATTTCCATGAAGAGCACGACGGCCACCGCCCGGACGCGGACCGCGGGTTCCTGTGGGCGAACGGCTACCAGCTCGGCCAGATCAACGCCCTGCCGCGCCGGGGCAGCTACGCGACGCTGGAGGGCGACGCGCTGCCGAACGACTTGTTCGCGCTGACGACCTCGTTCCCGGAGCAATTCGAGGCCACCTGCCTGCTGGAGCCGACCTTCGACGCGCGTTTCGTGCGCCATTGGGTGGGCGGCGAGGTGCTGCGCGAGGTGATCTCCGGCGCGAAGGATGCCTCGGTGGTGTTCTACGATTTCAGCGATGAGGCGCTGGTGCCGCTGGTGCGACCGGGCCTGGTCCACTGCCCGTGCCTGGCGATCGACGGCACGATCGTGGCGATGTCGATGCCGAACCCGCCGCTGGCCTACGCCACGAGCGAACATCAAGCCGGAATGAAAACCGGCACCTGGGGCAAGCTGCTGCCGGGCTTCTACCTGCGCACGGGAGACGATGGCTCGGTGACGCTCCACGGACCGGCGGTGCCGGAAAAAGGCGTGCCGCTGCCGCAGGGCACCACCGTCGATGCCGAGTGCTTCCTGGTCGCTCCCACCGCATGA
- a CDS encoding DUF167 domain-containing protein has product MKLVVLAVPNASRSEICGWEDDPRAGRVLRVRIAAPPVEGKANAAIREFLAKSLGLPKSAVVLEKGDGSRVKTFRIPDGTVIP; this is encoded by the coding sequence ATGAAACTGGTCGTCCTCGCCGTCCCGAACGCCTCCCGCAGCGAAATCTGCGGCTGGGAGGACGATCCGCGCGCCGGGCGTGTCCTGCGGGTGCGGATCGCCGCCCCGCCGGTGGAGGGCAAGGCGAACGCCGCCATCCGCGAGTTTCTCGCGAAATCCCTCGGTCTCCCGAAGTCCGCCGTGGTCCTCGAAAAGGGCGATGGCTCGCGGGTGAAGACCTTCCGTATCCCGGATGGCACGGTCATCCCCTGA